In Pigmentibacter ruber, a genomic segment contains:
- a CDS encoding ABC-F family ATP-binding cassette domain-containing protein — MTSPISVSDVGYSLPDGTLLFKNFNFSIQKGEKVGLVGKNGVGKTTLLRLLTGEIATTQGDIKIKGKTTYFPQNLNDFANKSLAEILGVKEKLTSLQNVFAGLATETDFQIIDQSWDLEREIKLSFQKVNLFPYQLNRLGNTLSGGELIRLLFGKLVLDNSDILLLDEPTNNLDCSAKKELMSGIIQSNFTVLISSHDIEILNSMDRIFEISNLGLKVYGGNYNFYFEQQQIEDKANTSILDNAKQNLKKTQIISNEISKKIAHKSATGKQKALNEGMSVLELQYKKSKSEKTSANLGDIHRKKLIDAENKVKLLQENIREKKSIQIDLENTKIPSLKEVIICKDLNFHYPNSKRFLWENNLNFSLIGNKRVSILGNNGSGKSTLIKIILGELLPQIGTVKLGTKKIACLDQTCSFLEKKSTILENLQKHALPNRKLHEIRIIAGRFLFYGDDVFKKIEYLSGGERMRVALACLFLQENTPDLLILDEPTNNLDIYSIEILLSGLKSFSGAMLVVSHDKNFLEELNITNHISLF; from the coding sequence ATGACTTCTCCTATATCAGTGAGTGATGTTGGGTATTCTTTACCTGATGGTACTTTATTATTTAAAAACTTTAATTTTTCTATACAAAAAGGAGAAAAAGTAGGACTTGTTGGGAAAAATGGAGTTGGAAAAACAACTTTATTACGTTTATTAACAGGAGAAATTGCAACAACGCAAGGTGATATCAAAATAAAAGGTAAAACTACATATTTTCCGCAAAATTTAAATGACTTTGCAAATAAGTCGTTAGCAGAAATTCTTGGTGTAAAAGAAAAATTAACTTCTCTCCAAAATGTTTTTGCAGGACTGGCTACTGAGACAGACTTTCAGATTATAGATCAAAGCTGGGATTTAGAAAGAGAAATTAAGCTTTCTTTTCAAAAGGTAAATTTGTTTCCTTATCAATTAAATAGATTAGGTAATACATTAAGTGGTGGAGAGCTTATTCGACTCCTGTTTGGAAAATTAGTATTAGATAATTCAGATATTTTATTATTAGATGAACCAACAAATAATTTAGACTGCAGTGCAAAAAAAGAATTAATGAGTGGGATTATCCAATCTAATTTTACTGTTTTAATTTCTAGCCATGATATTGAAATATTAAATAGTATGGATAGAATATTTGAGATATCAAATTTAGGGTTAAAAGTTTATGGAGGGAATTATAATTTTTACTTTGAGCAACAACAAATTGAAGATAAAGCTAATACAAGTATTTTAGATAACGCAAAACAAAATTTAAAAAAAACTCAAATTATTTCAAATGAGATATCTAAAAAAATAGCCCATAAATCTGCCACAGGAAAACAAAAAGCATTAAATGAAGGAATGTCTGTATTAGAGTTACAATATAAAAAATCTAAATCAGAAAAAACTTCAGCAAATCTGGGAGATATTCATCGGAAAAAATTAATTGATGCTGAAAATAAAGTAAAACTATTACAGGAAAATATCCGTGAAAAGAAATCAATTCAAATAGATTTAGAAAATACAAAAATTCCATCATTAAAAGAAGTTATTATTTGTAAAGATTTGAACTTTCATTATCCAAATTCTAAACGTTTTCTTTGGGAAAATAATTTAAATTTTTCTTTAATAGGGAATAAAAGAGTATCAATTTTAGGAAATAATGGTAGCGGAAAATCTACTTTGATAAAAATTATTTTAGGTGAATTATTGCCTCAAATAGGTACTGTTAAACTAGGGACAAAAAAGATTGCTTGCCTAGATCAAACTTGTTCTTTTCTAGAGAAGAAAAGTACCATTTTAGAAAATTTACAAAAACATGCTTTGCCTAATAGAAAATTACATGAAATAAGAATTATTGCAGGAAGATTTCTATTTTATGGAGATGATGTATTTAAAAAAATCGAGTATTTAAGTGGGGGAGAGAGAATGCGAGTAGCATTAGCATGTTTATTTTTGCAAGAAAATACCCCTGATCTTTTAATTTTAGATGAACCTACTAATAATTTAGATATCTATTCTATTGAGATATTATTATCAGGTTTAAAATCTTTTTCAGGCGCTATGTTGGTTGTTTCGCACGATAAAAATTTTTTGGAAGAACTAAATATTACGAATCATATTTCACTTTTCTAA
- a CDS encoding DUF1338 domain-containing protein encodes MLKVQSTITEKVIKQLWSIYKSKVGQVKIIEQAIRKKGDTWSEDHIAFRTLPGKNCNLKVIAGIFEMLGYTHSGNYDFPEKKLKAISMNPPVKNNAHSSKVFPKVFISELILDSFSKPFKECVLKYTNDVTDSPIEKLKIQLSQLKADNKKITQFANEIALFLGSGAMWRVPRYQDYELLRIESEYAAWTLVFGNTPNHFTVSVHIMETFKNLQQFNDYIQKKLKIEMNKSGGSIIKGSKAVRLEQSATLAEENVVRFQDGFYKIPYAFVEFAFRHPLPGKKHDEIWESYYQGFVTDNADKIFESTNKRTG; translated from the coding sequence ATGCTGAAAGTTCAAAGTACAATAACAGAAAAAGTGATCAAACAATTATGGAGTATCTATAAATCAAAGGTAGGTCAAGTTAAAATAATTGAGCAGGCTATTCGAAAAAAAGGAGATACCTGGAGTGAAGATCATATCGCATTCAGAACATTACCAGGAAAAAATTGCAATTTAAAAGTCATAGCCGGTATTTTCGAAATGCTAGGATATACGCATTCAGGAAACTATGATTTTCCTGAAAAAAAACTTAAAGCTATTTCGATGAATCCCCCTGTTAAAAATAATGCCCATAGTTCTAAAGTGTTTCCTAAAGTTTTTATTAGTGAACTTATTTTAGATTCCTTTTCAAAACCATTTAAAGAATGTGTCCTTAAATATACAAATGACGTAACAGATTCACCCATTGAAAAATTAAAAATCCAGCTTAGTCAGTTAAAAGCGGATAATAAAAAAATAACTCAATTTGCCAATGAGATTGCTTTATTTTTGGGCTCAGGTGCTATGTGGCGCGTTCCCAGATATCAAGATTATGAATTACTCAGGATAGAAAGTGAATATGCCGCCTGGACACTGGTATTTGGTAATACACCCAACCATTTTACAGTTAGCGTGCACATAATGGAAACTTTTAAAAATCTCCAACAATTTAATGACTACATCCAAAAAAAATTAAAAATTGAAATGAACAAATCAGGCGGTAGTATTATTAAAGGTTCCAAAGCAGTAAGATTAGAACAAAGTGCAACTTTGGCAGAAGAAAATGTGGTTCGTTTTCAAGATGGATTTTACAAAATTCCTTATGCTTTTGTTGAATTTGCTTTTCGACATCCGCTACCTGGAAAGAAACATGATGAAATTTGGGAAAGTTATTATCAAGGTTTTGTCACAGATAACGCCGATAAAATATTTGAATCTACTAATAAACGGACTGGTTAA
- a CDS encoding pyridoxal phosphate-dependent aminotransferase, giving the protein MSLIHLDRNEYFFQHHPKIIEIFSNFNILDISCYASLQEQDYLLKEIANNSNLTNLEQITLFHGAEDALIKILTWLRKDHQTIIMEDFSWNNYEFIINSLGYQKIKIPNSFTHKDIEVNQHIFIEELKNLSKAVVLLTIPNNPTGYHASIENLLELIASFPQHIFILDLVYSDLFSKQYQSFYNLYNVISIGSFSKLFGMPGLRVGYAIGTVPHAFKLKLGIQRHNVRACLNALEIKEWYLSNRKEMLTYAEKFAQKSFKYLNIFHSSAPFILIEILENKINQNIFHEAEQLSGVKPKYFQHNGKSYLRFGLGPTEIYEKIEIYLDCFK; this is encoded by the coding sequence TTGTCACTCATTCATCTAGACAGAAATGAATACTTTTTTCAGCATCATCCAAAAATTATTGAAATTTTTTCTAATTTTAACATTTTAGATATATCTTGTTATGCTTCTTTGCAGGAACAAGACTATTTGCTTAAAGAAATTGCTAATAATTCTAATTTAACAAATCTAGAGCAAATTACATTATTTCATGGAGCTGAAGACGCTCTGATAAAAATATTGACTTGGCTGAGAAAAGATCATCAAACAATTATCATGGAAGATTTTTCTTGGAACAATTATGAGTTTATCATTAATAGTTTAGGCTATCAAAAAATTAAAATTCCAAATTCCTTTACTCATAAAGATATAGAAGTTAATCAACATATTTTTATTGAAGAATTAAAAAATCTATCTAAAGCAGTGGTTTTATTAACCATCCCGAATAATCCTACCGGTTATCATGCTTCAATTGAAAATTTGTTAGAATTAATTGCAAGTTTTCCTCAACATATTTTTATTCTTGATCTTGTTTATTCAGATCTTTTTTCTAAGCAATATCAATCATTTTATAACTTATATAATGTTATTTCTATTGGGAGCTTTTCAAAACTTTTTGGTATGCCTGGCTTAAGGGTGGGTTATGCAATAGGAACTGTACCGCATGCATTTAAACTCAAATTAGGGATTCAGCGACATAATGTAAGAGCTTGTTTAAATGCATTAGAAATTAAAGAATGGTATTTAAGCAATAGAAAGGAGATGTTAACTTATGCGGAAAAGTTTGCTCAAAAATCTTTTAAATACTTAAATATTTTTCATTCTTCTGCTCCGTTTATTTTGATAGAAATTTTGGAAAATAAAATAAATCAAAATATATTTCATGAAGCTGAGCAGTTATCTGGAGTTAAGCCAAAATATTTTCAGCATAATGGAAAATCCTATTTACGTTTTGGTTTAGGACCAACTGAAATTTATGAAAAAATTGAAATTTATCTTGATTGCTTTAAATGA
- a CDS encoding anaerobic C4-dicarboxylate transporter, giving the protein MLIVLEFLVILGCLLLGTRYGGMGLGVISGIGLLILTFMFGLKPGSPPVGVILTIMAVISCASVLQSAKGLQVMMRYAEKLLRKKPNYITILAPLTTWTLTVLCGTGHVVYTMFPIIYDIAIKKNIRPERPMAVASVASQIGICASPMSVAVVSLVSILASSHGVGKYISMIDILKVAIPASFVGVLMAGLWSLRRGKDLKDDPEFQEKLKDPETKKYIYGDSESTLLNEKLPKEAYIATFIFLLTTAVVVFFGAFENFRPHVMDHGKSIPLSMNLLIQILMLVAGALILMICKVVPRDIPNGAIFKAGMTAIISVFGVAWMADTFFESHFALLKQFLESVVATKPWTYAIALFLVSKLVNSQAAAIASIAPMGISLGVDPKIIVAFLPAAYGYFILPTYPSDLACIGFDRSGTTHIGKFIINHSFIVPGLIGVGTSCFLGYFLAQLAFP; this is encoded by the coding sequence ATGCTTATTGTATTAGAGTTTCTTGTAATTTTAGGCTGCCTTCTTCTTGGTACAAGATACGGTGGTATGGGATTGGGTGTTATTAGCGGAATTGGTTTACTAATTTTGACTTTTATGTTTGGTTTAAAACCAGGCTCTCCTCCTGTTGGTGTTATTTTAACTATTATGGCAGTTATTTCTTGTGCTTCAGTCTTGCAAAGCGCTAAGGGCTTGCAAGTTATGATGCGTTATGCTGAAAAATTATTAAGAAAAAAACCAAACTACATTACCATTCTTGCACCACTAACTACCTGGACACTCACTGTCCTTTGTGGAACAGGGCATGTTGTTTATACAATGTTTCCAATTATTTATGATATTGCAATAAAGAAAAATATTCGTCCTGAAAGACCAATGGCTGTCGCTTCTGTAGCATCTCAAATTGGGATATGTGCTTCACCAATGTCGGTTGCTGTTGTTTCTTTAGTATCAATTCTTGCTTCATCTCATGGTGTTGGAAAATATATCAGCATGATTGATATTTTGAAGGTAGCTATTCCTGCATCCTTTGTAGGTGTTTTAATGGCTGGTCTTTGGAGCCTCCGGCGGGGGAAAGATTTAAAAGATGACCCTGAATTTCAAGAAAAATTAAAAGATCCTGAAACAAAAAAATATATCTATGGCGATTCTGAAAGTACTTTATTAAATGAAAAATTACCTAAAGAAGCTTATATTGCAACATTTATCTTTCTTTTAACAACTGCTGTTGTGGTATTTTTTGGAGCATTTGAAAACTTTCGTCCGCATGTTATGGATCATGGAAAAAGTATTCCTTTATCTATGAATTTATTAATTCAAATACTAATGCTTGTTGCTGGTGCACTTATTTTAATGATTTGTAAAGTTGTACCCAGAGATATCCCAAACGGCGCTATTTTTAAAGCTGGTATGACAGCAATTATTAGTGTTTTTGGAGTTGCTTGGATGGCAGACACATTTTTTGAATCCCATTTTGCTCTCTTAAAACAATTTTTAGAAAGTGTTGTAGCAACTAAACCTTGGACTTATGCAATTGCATTATTTTTGGTTTCTAAATTAGTAAACAGTCAGGCAGCGGCAATCGCATCTATTGCACCTATGGGTATAAGTCTGGGAGTTGATCCTAAAATTATTGTCGCATTTCTTCCAGCTGCATATGGTTACTTTATTTTACCAACATACCCTAGTGACTTAGCATGTATTGGCTTTGATCGTTCAGGAACTACTCATATTGGAAAATTCATTATTAATCATAGTTTTATAGTACCAGGTTTAATTGGTGTTGGTACTAGTTGCTTTTTAGGATATTTTCTAGCTCAACTAGCATTTCCATAA
- a CDS encoding flagellin N-terminal helical domain-containing protein — translation MGYRIMTNVTSITNQRHMRNTRKMLDQSLERLASGYRINKAADDAAGLAISEKLRSKIRGLQQAQRNANDGISLIQTAEGGMNEIQNMLIRMRELGVQAASDTIGPKERVYLDIEYQALKDEIDRIAYATEFNGTQLLDGTGGILEIQINTGGDNILGVDRLEYNSFKADVKTNRLGVSELALDTKAGAQHSLTAIEGAIDYVSAIRADLGALQNRLGSTINNIGTTVENLSAANSRIKDVDIADESSELTRNQILLQSGTSVLQQANTTSKMALQLLEGR, via the coding sequence ATGGGCTACAGGATAATGACCAACGTCACATCGATAACGAATCAACGGCATATGCGTAACACGCGCAAAATGCTTGATCAAAGTTTGGAACGATTGGCGTCTGGTTACCGAATTAACAAAGCTGCTGATGATGCCGCTGGATTAGCCATTAGTGAAAAGTTACGCTCAAAAATTAGAGGATTACAACAAGCTCAACGAAATGCAAACGATGGAATTAGTCTGATTCAAACTGCCGAAGGTGGAATGAATGAAATTCAAAATATGCTGATCCGTATGCGTGAACTTGGTGTCCAAGCAGCCTCTGATACGATTGGCCCAAAAGAAAGAGTTTATCTTGATATTGAATACCAAGCTTTAAAAGACGAAATTGACAGAATTGCTTATGCAACTGAATTTAATGGTACGCAATTACTTGATGGAACAGGTGGTATTCTTGAAATCCAGATCAATACTGGTGGAGACAATATACTCGGGGTTGATCGTCTAGAATATAATTCTTTCAAAGCAGATGTAAAAACAAATAGATTAGGTGTATCTGAGCTTGCCCTAGATACAAAGGCTGGAGCACAGCATTCATTAACTGCCATTGAAGGCGCTATTGATTATGTAAGTGCTATTCGTGCTGATTTAGGAGCTCTCCAAAATAGACTAGGTTCTACAATTAATAATATAGGCACCACTGTAGAAAATTTAAGTGCTGCCAACAGTCGTATTAAAGACGTTGATATAGCTGATGAAAGTTCAGAATTAACTCGTAATCAAATTTTACTTCAATCCGGTACAAGTGTATTACAACAAGCAAATACTACTTCAAAAATGGCATTACAACTTTTAGAAGGAAGATAA
- a CDS encoding methyltransferase domain-containing protein, giving the protein MNEFNPKRNFSRSFERGQKKSDSSFQKKGKTSSLTWKPARTQPLNIRMMTTKEGVSERVLHEQPCKIIEKCNYCPNLDLPYKTQLLQKTNDLKQKIHSENSLLQKIIIKDCVASEDRFGYRHQIKLIVSEHFSSDPVSPKRWIDVGLYNQSINSVVDIGRCPVQTSLTNDIAAFFRTGIRLHNLSIYTPKNRSGLIHSIVVRTTHSTRQAQVIINITKDESQILKPLARELAEKIMNIQGVFVQIIQPMHGEDNANFKVTKLVGQDEIEEQYSEVNIKYSSSTYLPPNPRMYNKIFNRIIELSDLSGRETVLELNCGAGELSCLFASSARNVIAIDSSETALQDANKNARLNSIKNIGFYHGKISDKLDELIAAKILTTCDVIVLNSREERLNFFSLKKIVDLEPKTILCLASIANDIVKIGKEVDEVGYKIVFIEPYDTFPGTDKVLSLCVIQKK; this is encoded by the coding sequence ATGAATGAATTCAATCCTAAGCGTAATTTTTCTCGTTCTTTCGAGAGAGGGCAAAAAAAATCTGATTCTAGTTTCCAGAAAAAAGGAAAAACCTCTTCCTTGACATGGAAGCCTGCAAGAACTCAACCACTGAATATCAGAATGATGACTACAAAAGAGGGAGTTTCTGAAAGAGTTCTTCATGAACAACCTTGTAAAATAATTGAAAAGTGCAATTATTGTCCTAATCTTGATTTACCATATAAAACGCAATTACTGCAAAAAACGAATGATTTAAAGCAAAAAATTCATTCAGAAAATTCTTTATTACAAAAAATAATAATTAAAGATTGCGTTGCCTCAGAAGATCGCTTTGGTTATAGACATCAAATAAAGCTTATAGTATCTGAACATTTTAGCAGTGATCCTGTTTCGCCAAAACGTTGGATTGATGTTGGTTTGTATAATCAGTCTATAAATTCAGTTGTAGATATTGGCCGCTGTCCTGTGCAAACTTCACTTACAAATGATATTGCTGCTTTTTTTAGAACTGGAATACGTCTGCATAATTTATCAATATATACACCAAAAAACAGATCAGGATTAATACATAGTATAGTTGTTAGAACAACTCATTCTACTAGACAAGCACAAGTTATTATCAACATAACAAAAGATGAGAGTCAAATATTAAAACCTTTAGCGCGCGAATTAGCAGAAAAAATAATGAATATTCAAGGAGTTTTCGTCCAAATTATACAACCAATGCATGGGGAAGATAATGCTAATTTTAAAGTTACAAAATTAGTAGGACAGGATGAAATAGAAGAGCAATATAGTGAAGTAAATATAAAATATTCATCATCAACTTACTTGCCTCCTAATCCAAGAATGTATAATAAAATATTCAACAGAATAATAGAATTATCAGATCTATCTGGTAGAGAGACTGTTCTAGAATTAAATTGTGGAGCAGGGGAGCTTTCTTGTTTATTTGCTTCATCTGCAAGAAATGTAATTGCTATTGATTCATCTGAAACCGCATTACAAGATGCAAACAAAAATGCACGTTTAAATTCTATTAAAAATATAGGGTTTTATCATGGTAAAATATCTGATAAATTAGATGAATTAATTGCTGCAAAAATATTAACAACTTGTGATGTAATTGTATTAAATTCAAGAGAAGAAAGATTAAACTTTTTTTCATTAAAAAAGATTGTAGATTTAGAACCTAAAACTATACTTTGCTTAGCTTCAATTGCAAATGACATTGTTAAAATAGGCAAAGAAGTTGATGAAGTTGGTTATAAAATTGTTTTTATAGAGCCTTATGATACTTTTCCAGGAACAGATAAAGTTTTATCTTTATGTGTAATTCAAAAAAAATAA
- a CDS encoding M24 family metallopeptidase, whose product MSKELIEKISPEAIEPMMTRTRDKTWQAINKIASLIKPGMSEKEAIKMANQYLAQQGVKKFWHQTHIRFGCNTIYSFNDPYLENSVLKIDDIFFIDIGPIWENIEGDCGKTFIVGDVTDEQKKITQDVKNIFDKVQDFWRLQKVTGKELHDYAQKIVIEADYLLNPAYVKGHRLSEFSHKLYTSEKLFDLDFNPAGERWVLEIHICSKDLKFGAFYEDILH is encoded by the coding sequence ATGTCTAAAGAACTTATTGAAAAAATATCTCCAGAAGCAATTGAGCCTATGATGACTCGAACGCGCGATAAAACATGGCAAGCAATTAATAAAATAGCCTCTTTGATAAAACCCGGTATGAGTGAAAAAGAAGCTATTAAAATGGCAAACCAATATTTAGCCCAGCAGGGAGTTAAAAAGTTTTGGCATCAAACGCATATTCGCTTTGGTTGCAATACAATTTATAGTTTTAATGATCCCTATCTTGAAAATAGTGTTCTTAAGATAGATGATATTTTTTTTATTGATATTGGGCCCATTTGGGAAAATATTGAAGGAGATTGTGGTAAAACATTCATAGTTGGTGATGTTACAGATGAGCAAAAAAAAATAACTCAAGATGTAAAAAATATTTTTGATAAAGTTCAAGATTTTTGGCGGTTACAGAAAGTAACAGGAAAAGAACTTCATGACTATGCTCAAAAAATAGTAATAGAAGCTGATTATCTATTAAATCCAGCATATGTGAAGGGGCATAGATTATCAGAGTTTTCTCATAAACTTTATACAAGTGAAAAACTTTTTGATTTAGATTTCAATCCAGCTGGTGAACGCTGGGTACTTGAAATTCATATATGTAGTAAAGATTTAAAATTTGGTGCTTTTTATGAAGATATTCTCCACTAA
- a CDS encoding SIMPL domain-containing protein yields MFRSLVSSLSIGLGILISGILLSLSISNFKNFDRYVEVKGLDEKIVKADFGTWNIQFSVSNDDLKKIYTETTNAQNKIKDFLIAQGFKQEEIKIETVNLNDNKANLYGNNAQNVPHYTAQSGINVATKNVDLLEKSGQNITALIETGILINRNFIQYSFKDLLSVKPEMLRNATANAREAAEIFAKNSNSSVGKIRQATQGSFSISAATANNNETYGGESEIMKKIRVVTSVEFFIN; encoded by the coding sequence ATGTTTCGTTCTTTAGTTTCCTCTCTTTCAATTGGATTAGGTATATTAATTTCTGGTATTTTATTAAGTCTTTCTATAAGTAATTTTAAAAATTTTGATAGATATGTTGAAGTAAAAGGTCTGGATGAAAAGATTGTTAAAGCAGACTTTGGTACTTGGAATATCCAATTTTCTGTATCTAATGATGACTTAAAAAAAATATATACAGAAACAACTAATGCGCAAAATAAAATTAAAGATTTTTTAATTGCGCAAGGATTTAAACAAGAAGAAATAAAAATAGAAACTGTTAATTTGAATGATAATAAAGCAAATTTATATGGTAATAATGCGCAAAATGTGCCACATTATACTGCTCAATCTGGAATAAATGTTGCAACTAAAAATGTTGATTTACTAGAAAAGTCAGGGCAAAATATTACAGCATTAATTGAAACTGGTATTTTGATAAATAGAAACTTTATCCAATATTCTTTTAAAGACTTGCTCTCTGTCAAACCAGAAATGCTCCGTAATGCCACTGCAAATGCAAGAGAAGCTGCTGAAATATTTGCTAAAAACTCTAATAGTAGTGTTGGAAAAATTCGCCAAGCTACGCAAGGAAGTTTTAGTATAAGCGCAGCTACTGCAAATAATAATGAAACATATGGTGGAGAATCTGAAATTATGAAAAAAATTAGGGTTGTAACGTCTGTTGAATTTTTTATAAATTAA